One segment of Bacillus alkalisoli DNA contains the following:
- a CDS encoding dimethylamine monooxygenase subunit DmmA family protein: MALLSPLHNQVVDATIEVISLEDKELTRKLRNQKMGTFLYVATTWGNLSRVKRLAMEIGYTEEESHFIGYGEKRIQIFCCRCHGLMKVNEVPVNIEVTCIHCHLLLSVSDHYSKERDAFLGYVAKL; this comes from the coding sequence TTGGCACTCTTATCCCCACTTCATAATCAAGTTGTAGATGCTACAATTGAAGTTATAAGTTTAGAAGATAAAGAGTTGACGAGGAAATTAAGAAACCAAAAGATGGGTACGTTCCTCTATGTTGCTACTACTTGGGGAAATTTGAGTCGAGTTAAAAGGTTGGCTATGGAGATAGGTTATACCGAAGAAGAGTCACATTTTATTGGCTATGGAGAAAAGAGGATACAGATATTTTGTTGCCGTTGTCATGGGCTGATGAAGGTAAACGAGGTACCTGTAAACATTGAAGTTACTTGCATCCACTGTCATTTATTATTATCCGTATCTGATCATTATTCAAAGGAAAGAGACGCCTTTCTTGGTTATGTCGCAAAGCTATAG
- a CDS encoding PDR/VanB family oxidoreductase — translation MKKQKEIPVYVKYITIETPKVKRFTLAPMNGATLPPFSAGSHITTYIRKNGSLLERSYSLNSHPDKTGTYDISILLSDTSKGGSHYWHTQIKVGEQLTISYPKNYFPLSFKAKHHVFYAAGIGITPFLSMMKELQETGGSFELHYAAKSRELCSFYSLLKEYFREQCTFYFSEAEDSERLSPLTLLEHNIGTHVYFCGPETFIAEFSNAAIEYGYPKSSIHFERFSPPAPKKTLPFEVELKTGETVFVSKNQTLLNSLILSGINVPYSCQVGRCGTCEVKVLEGEVDHYDQFLSEEQKYLNKSILTCVSRAKSERLVLDIN, via the coding sequence TTGAAAAAACAAAAAGAAATTCCTGTATATGTAAAATACATTACTATTGAAACTCCGAAAGTGAAGAGATTTACATTGGCACCAATGAATGGCGCTACTCTTCCGCCTTTTAGTGCTGGCTCACATATAACTACATACATCCGAAAGAATGGGAGTTTGTTAGAAAGATCTTACTCTCTCAACAGCCATCCAGATAAAACAGGTACGTATGATATTTCCATTTTATTAAGTGACACCTCAAAGGGAGGTTCTCACTACTGGCACACGCAAATAAAAGTTGGCGAACAGTTGACCATTAGTTATCCGAAAAATTACTTTCCATTAAGCTTTAAGGCAAAGCATCATGTTTTTTATGCTGCTGGGATTGGGATTACTCCTTTCTTATCTATGATGAAAGAGCTACAAGAGACCGGTGGCTCATTTGAACTTCACTACGCTGCTAAATCAAGGGAGCTATGTTCATTTTACTCTCTTCTAAAAGAATATTTTCGAGAACAATGTACATTTTATTTTTCAGAGGCGGAAGATTCAGAACGTCTCTCACCATTAACCCTTTTAGAACACAATATTGGCACACACGTATATTTCTGTGGACCAGAAACGTTTATTGCTGAATTCTCCAATGCAGCAATTGAATATGGTTATCCGAAATCAAGCATTCATTTTGAACGTTTTTCTCCTCCTGCGCCTAAAAAAACATTACCTTTTGAAGTAGAGTTAAAAACGGGAGAGACTGTATTTGTTTCCAAAAATCAAACATTATTAAACTCCTTAATTCTATCAGGAATTAATGTCCCTTACTCTTGCCAAGTGGGAAGGTGTGGCACTTGTGAGGTTAAGGTGTTAGAAGGAGAAGTTGATCATTATGATCAGTTTTTAAGCGAGGAACAAAAGTATTTGAACAAAAGCATACTGACTTGTGTTTCTCGTGCTAAGTCAGAACGATTAGTCTTAGATATCAATTAA